A single genomic interval of Epinephelus fuscoguttatus linkage group LG22, E.fuscoguttatus.final_Chr_v1 harbors:
- the fgl2a gene encoding fibrinogen-like 2a isoform X1, translated as MRTIVLCVCASLLLTATLVPRTSRAADFPVNSHQRWDARGPFSVGSEPGTPTSCPIKLRPSGQCGSSGAGAEEGEDCPYQLTLPPLTIQLPKQFRLLEKTMKELQSLKEVVNKLKSGCQECRGARGNGPFGHQLPDQGQTHVPVQRDAGDEVRVDLTGQDVQGGSSQEERGDGMVPGATVDAAGLGHGSIFGKITPSPITMQEMQVKLNRMSASLRNARNQISAMQGRLEGLNLLNMDNVQAMVDRRVENITGVVDKLSSTCTTQCAVQNSPQSVILAPRDCSDYNVLEVRKNGVYRVTPDPRNGTFEVYCDMESFGGGWTVIQQRLDGSVSFNRTWAEYKKGFGNLRGEFWLGNDHIHLMTKAKDMILRIELEDFEGVREYAKYDQFYVANEYLRYRLSVSGYSGTAGNAISFNKHFNHDQKFFSTPDRDNDMYPSGNCGAYYSSGWWFDACMSANLNGKYYHKRYKGVRNGIFWGTWHNMSTEYYPTNYRQAFKTVKMMIRPKNYAP; from the exons ATGAGGACAATTGTGCTTTGCGTTTGTGCCAGCCTCCTGCTTACAGCCACCCTGGTGCCGCGCACCAGCCGGGCAGCGGACTTCCCTGTCAACTCACACCAGAGATGGGACGCTAGAGGACCCTTTTCTGTGGGATCTGAACCTGGGACTCCCACCTCCTGCCCCATTAAACTGAGACCCTCGGGCCAGTGTGGGAGCTCCGGGGCTGGCGCAGAGGAAGGGGAGGACTGCCCTTACCAGCTCACCCTGCCTCCACTCACCATCCAGCTGCCCAAGCAGTTCAGGCTGCTGGAGAAGACGATGAAGGAGCTGCAGAGCCTGAAGGAGGTGGTCAACAAGCTTAAGAGCGGGTGCCAGGAGTGCCGCGGGGCACGGGGCAATGGACCTTTTGGGCATCAGCTACCTGACCAGGGACAGACGCACGTCCCCGTTCAGAGGGATGCTGGGGATGAAGTGAGAGTGGACCTGACAGGACAGGACGTGCAAGGTGGGTCCAgccaggaggagaggggagatggGATGGTCCCTGGAGCTACTGTGGACGCTGCTGGACTGGGGCATGGTtctatttttggaaaaattacACCGAGCCCGATCACAATGCAGGAGATGCAG GTGAAGCTGAATAGGATGTCAGCCAGCCTGCGCAACGCTAGGAACCAGATCTCGGCCATGCAGGGTCGTCTGGAGGGGCTCAACCTGCTCAACATGGACAATGTGCAGGCTATGGTGGACAGGCGGGTGGAGAACATCACCGGAGTGGTCGACAAACTAAGCTCCACCTGCACTACCCAGTGTGCAGTACAGAACAGCCCTCAGT CAGTCATCTTAGCCCCTCGGGACTGTTCAGACTACAATGTGCTGGAGGTGAGGAAGAACGGCGTGTATCGTGTGACCCCTGATCCTCGCAACGGGACATTTGAGGTCTACTGTGACATGGAGTCCTTTGGAGGTGGATGGACAGTCATACAGCAACGGCTTGATGGGTCTGTCAGCTTCAACCGCACCTGGGCCGAGTACAAGAAAGGCTTCGGGAACCTCAG AGGTGAGTTCTGGCTGGGTAATGACCATATCCACTTGATGACAAAAGCCAAAGACATGATCCTGCGCATCGAGCTGGAGGACTTTGAGGGCGTTCGGGAGTACGCAAAATACGACCAGTTCTATGTGGCCAATGAATACCTTCGCTACCGACTGTCTGTCAGTGGATACAG TGGGACGGCTGGGAACGCCATCAGTTTCAACAAGCACTTCAACCACGACCAGAAGTTTTTCTCCACGCCTGACCGCGACAACGACATGTACCCCTCTGGAAACTGCGGCGCCTACTACAGCTCTGGCTGGTGGTTCGACGCCTGCATGTCCGCCAACCTCAACGGGAAGTACTATCACAAGAGGTACAAGGGAGTCCGGAACGGGATCTTCTGGGGAACATGGCACAACATGTCGACGGAGTACTACCCCACTAACTACAGGCAGGCCTTCAAAACTGTCAAGATGATGATACGGCCCAAGAACTATGCTCCTTAA
- the fgl2a gene encoding fibrinogen-like 2a isoform X2: protein MRTIVLCVCASLLLTATLVPRTSRAADFPVNSHQRWDARGPFSVGSEPGTPTSCPIKLRPSGQCGSSGAGAEEGEDCPYQLTLPPLTIQLPKQFRLLEKTMKELQSLKEVVNKLKSGCQECRGARGNGPFGHQLPDQGQTHVPVQRDAGDEVRVDLTGQDVQGGSSQEERGDGMVPGATVDAAGLGHGSIFGKITPSPITMQEMQVKLNRMSASLRNARNQISAMQGRLEGLNLLNMDNVQAMVDRRVENITGVVDKLSSTCTTQCAVQNSPQFILAPRDCSDYNVLEVRKNGVYRVTPDPRNGTFEVYCDMESFGGGWTVIQQRLDGSVSFNRTWAEYKKGFGNLRGEFWLGNDHIHLMTKAKDMILRIELEDFEGVREYAKYDQFYVANEYLRYRLSVSGYSGTAGNAISFNKHFNHDQKFFSTPDRDNDMYPSGNCGAYYSSGWWFDACMSANLNGKYYHKRYKGVRNGIFWGTWHNMSTEYYPTNYRQAFKTVKMMIRPKNYAP from the exons ATGAGGACAATTGTGCTTTGCGTTTGTGCCAGCCTCCTGCTTACAGCCACCCTGGTGCCGCGCACCAGCCGGGCAGCGGACTTCCCTGTCAACTCACACCAGAGATGGGACGCTAGAGGACCCTTTTCTGTGGGATCTGAACCTGGGACTCCCACCTCCTGCCCCATTAAACTGAGACCCTCGGGCCAGTGTGGGAGCTCCGGGGCTGGCGCAGAGGAAGGGGAGGACTGCCCTTACCAGCTCACCCTGCCTCCACTCACCATCCAGCTGCCCAAGCAGTTCAGGCTGCTGGAGAAGACGATGAAGGAGCTGCAGAGCCTGAAGGAGGTGGTCAACAAGCTTAAGAGCGGGTGCCAGGAGTGCCGCGGGGCACGGGGCAATGGACCTTTTGGGCATCAGCTACCTGACCAGGGACAGACGCACGTCCCCGTTCAGAGGGATGCTGGGGATGAAGTGAGAGTGGACCTGACAGGACAGGACGTGCAAGGTGGGTCCAgccaggaggagaggggagatggGATGGTCCCTGGAGCTACTGTGGACGCTGCTGGACTGGGGCATGGTtctatttttggaaaaattacACCGAGCCCGATCACAATGCAGGAGATGCAG GTGAAGCTGAATAGGATGTCAGCCAGCCTGCGCAACGCTAGGAACCAGATCTCGGCCATGCAGGGTCGTCTGGAGGGGCTCAACCTGCTCAACATGGACAATGTGCAGGCTATGGTGGACAGGCGGGTGGAGAACATCACCGGAGTGGTCGACAAACTAAGCTCCACCTGCACTACCCAGTGTGCAGTACAGAACAGCCCTCAGT TCATCTTAGCCCCTCGGGACTGTTCAGACTACAATGTGCTGGAGGTGAGGAAGAACGGCGTGTATCGTGTGACCCCTGATCCTCGCAACGGGACATTTGAGGTCTACTGTGACATGGAGTCCTTTGGAGGTGGATGGACAGTCATACAGCAACGGCTTGATGGGTCTGTCAGCTTCAACCGCACCTGGGCCGAGTACAAGAAAGGCTTCGGGAACCTCAG AGGTGAGTTCTGGCTGGGTAATGACCATATCCACTTGATGACAAAAGCCAAAGACATGATCCTGCGCATCGAGCTGGAGGACTTTGAGGGCGTTCGGGAGTACGCAAAATACGACCAGTTCTATGTGGCCAATGAATACCTTCGCTACCGACTGTCTGTCAGTGGATACAG TGGGACGGCTGGGAACGCCATCAGTTTCAACAAGCACTTCAACCACGACCAGAAGTTTTTCTCCACGCCTGACCGCGACAACGACATGTACCCCTCTGGAAACTGCGGCGCCTACTACAGCTCTGGCTGGTGGTTCGACGCCTGCATGTCCGCCAACCTCAACGGGAAGTACTATCACAAGAGGTACAAGGGAGTCCGGAACGGGATCTTCTGGGGAACATGGCACAACATGTCGACGGAGTACTACCCCACTAACTACAGGCAGGCCTTCAAAACTGTCAAGATGATGATACGGCCCAAGAACTATGCTCCTTAA